One genomic segment of Bacteroides caccae includes these proteins:
- a CDS encoding peptidylprolyl isomerase, translated as MATLQNIRSKGPLLVIVIGLALFAFIAGDAWKVMQPHQAHDVGEVNGDALSAQEYQNLVEEYTEVVKLMRGVTALNDEQTSQVRDEVWRSYVNNKLIEKEAEALGLTVSTAEIQDILKAGVHPLLRQTPFQNPQTGNFDKDMLNKFLVEYAKMNESQMPAQYAEQYNNMYKYWSFIQKTLIQSRLAEKYQALVSKALISNPVEAQDAFDARVNQYNMLLAAVPYSSVVDSTIVVKESELKDLYNKKKEQFKQYQETRDIKYIDVQVTASAADRAAIQKEVDEATEQLATTTDDYTSFIRSVGSEAPYVDLFYNKTAFPSDVVARLDSASVGSVYGPYYNGGDNTINSFKIVAKTAAADSVEFRQIQVYAADAAKTKTLADSIYNAIKGGANFVELAKKYGQTGDSNWMTAAQYEGAQIDGDNLKFISAINSTGVNELVNLPLGQANVILQVTNKKAVKDKYKVAVVKREVEFSKETYNRAYNDFSQFIAANPSVEKMVANAEEAGYKLLDRADLYSSEHGIGGVRGTKEALRWAFDKAKPGEVSGLYECGESDHMMVVGLVNIKPEGYRPLKAVQEQLRAEIVKDKKAEKIMADMKAANATSLDQYKAMPNAVSDSLKMVTFAAPAYVSALRSSEPLVGAYASVAEVNKLSAPIKGNAGVFVLQVYGKDKLNDTFNAKDEEATLTNMHARFASRLMNDLYLKGNVKDTRYLFF; from the coding sequence ATGGCAACATTACAAAACATTAGGTCGAAAGGACCTCTATTGGTGATTGTTATCGGCTTGGCGCTGTTTGCTTTCATTGCGGGTGACGCATGGAAGGTGATGCAGCCGCACCAGGCACATGACGTTGGTGAGGTGAACGGAGACGCTCTTTCCGCTCAGGAGTATCAGAACTTGGTAGAAGAATATACCGAAGTGGTGAAACTCATGCGTGGAGTGACCGCCTTGAATGACGAACAAACCAGTCAGGTACGCGATGAAGTATGGCGTTCCTACGTTAACAATAAACTGATTGAAAAAGAAGCTGAAGCACTGGGACTGACTGTTTCTACTGCTGAAATTCAGGATATCCTGAAAGCTGGCGTTCATCCTTTGTTGAGACAGACTCCTTTCCAGAATCCGCAAACCGGAAACTTCGACAAGGATATGTTGAACAAGTTCCTGGTAGAATATGCCAAAATGAACGAATCGCAAATGCCGGCACAGTATGCTGAACAGTACAACAATATGTATAAATATTGGTCGTTCATTCAGAAAACTCTGATTCAGAGCCGTCTGGCTGAAAAGTATCAGGCATTGGTATCCAAAGCGCTTATCTCTAACCCGGTGGAAGCACAGGATGCTTTCGACGCAAGAGTAAACCAATACAATATGTTGCTGGCTGCCGTTCCTTATTCTTCTGTGGTAGATTCTACAATCGTAGTGAAGGAATCGGAACTGAAAGACTTGTATAACAAGAAAAAAGAACAGTTCAAGCAATACCAGGAAACTCGTGATATCAAATACATCGACGTACAGGTAACTGCCAGTGCTGCCGACCGCGCCGCTATCCAGAAGGAAGTGGACGAAGCTACTGAACAGTTGGCTACTACAACGGATGATTATACTTCTTTCATTCGTTCGGTTGGTTCGGAAGCTCCTTATGTAGACTTGTTCTACAACAAGACTGCTTTCCCGTCGGATGTAGTTGCACGTTTGGACTCTGCTTCTGTTGGTTCTGTTTATGGTCCTTACTATAATGGTGGCGATAATACGATCAACTCATTCAAAATTGTAGCCAAGACTGCGGCTGCCGATTCTGTTGAGTTCCGTCAGATTCAGGTATATGCAGCAGATGCAGCTAAGACGAAAACTCTGGCCGACAGTATCTACAATGCTATCAAAGGTGGTGCTAACTTCGTAGAGCTTGCTAAGAAATACGGTCAGACCGGTGATTCCAACTGGATGACTGCTGCACAGTACGAAGGTGCACAAATTGACGGTGACAACTTGAAATTTATTTCTGCTATTAACAGCACAGGTGTGAACGAACTGGTAAACTTGCCGTTGGGTCAAGCTAACGTTATTCTTCAGGTGACTAACAAGAAAGCGGTGAAGGATAAATATAAAGTAGCTGTGGTGAAGCGTGAAGTTGAATTCAGCAAGGAAACATACAACCGTGCTTACAATGACTTCAGCCAGTTTATCGCTGCCAATCCTTCTGTTGAGAAAATGGTGGCTAACGCCGAAGAAGCCGGATACAAATTGCTTGACAGAGCTGATTTGTATAGCTCCGAACATGGTATCGGTGGTGTGAGAGGTACAAAAGAAGCGTTGAGATGGGCATTCGATAAAGCAAAACCGGGTGAAGTATCAGGCTTGTATGAATGTGGCGAAAGCGATCACATGATGGTCGTTGGTCTGGTAAACATCAAGCCGGAAGGATACCGTCCATTGAAAGCCGTACAGGAACAGTTGAGAGCTGAGATCGTGAAAGATAAGAAAGCTGAAAAGATTATGGCTGACATGAAGGCTGCCAACGCAACCTCACTCGACCAGTACAAGGCTATGCCGAACGCTGTCAGCGATTCTTTGAAAATGGTAACGTTTGCTGCTCCGGCTTATGTATCTGCTTTGCGTAGTAGCGAACCGTTGGTTGGCGCTTATGCTTCTGTTGCTGAAGTAAATAAATTGAGCGCTCCGATCAAAGGTAATGCCGGCGTATTTGTTCTGCAAGTATATGGCAAGGACAAACTGAACGATACATTCAACGCAAAAGATGAAGAAGCTACGTTGACTAATATGCACGCACGCTTCGCAAGCCGTCTGATGAATGACTTGTATCTGAAAGGAAACGTAAAAGATACACGTTACCTGTTCTTCTAA
- the rlmN gene encoding 23S rRNA (adenine(2503)-C(2))-methyltransferase RlmN gives MSKYPLLGMTLVELQSLAKRLGMPGFAAKQIASWLYDKKVASIDEMTNLSLKYRELLKQNYEVGAEAPVDEMRSVDGTVKYLYKVGENHFVESVYIPDDDRATLCVSSQVGCKMNCKFCMTGKQGYKANLTASQIINQIHSLPERDKLTNVVMMGMGEPLDNLDEVLQALEIMTADYGYAWSPKRITLSTVGLRKGLKRFIEESDCHLAISLHSPLAVQRSELMPAEKGYSITEMVELLKNYDFSKQRRLSFEYIVFKGLNDSQVYAKELLKLLRGLDCRINLIRFHAIPGVDLEGADMDTMTRFRDYLTTHGLFTTIRSSRGEDIFAACGMLSTAKQEENNKS, from the coding sequence ATGTCTAAATATCCTCTTTTAGGAATGACTCTTGTGGAGCTTCAATCGCTGGCGAAAAGACTGGGAATGCCCGGCTTTGCCGCCAAGCAGATTGCATCGTGGCTCTACGATAAGAAGGTGGCCTCGATTGATGAAATGACAAATTTGTCGTTGAAGTATCGGGAGTTGCTCAAGCAGAACTATGAGGTGGGAGCAGAGGCGCCGGTAGATGAAATGCGCTCTGTGGACGGTACGGTGAAGTATTTGTATAAAGTAGGTGAGAACCACTTTGTAGAATCCGTATATATCCCGGATGATGACCGGGCGACTTTGTGTGTATCTTCACAAGTAGGCTGCAAGATGAACTGCAAGTTCTGCATGACCGGAAAGCAAGGTTATAAGGCCAACCTGACCGCCAGTCAGATTATCAATCAGATTCATTCGTTGCCGGAACGGGACAAGTTGACAAATGTCGTGATGATGGGCATGGGCGAACCGCTCGATAACCTGGATGAAGTATTGCAGGCATTGGAGATAATGACGGCTGATTACGGTTATGCATGGAGTCCGAAGCGTATCACCCTCTCCACTGTCGGATTGCGGAAAGGACTGAAACGTTTTATTGAAGAAAGTGATTGTCATTTGGCAATCAGCCTCCATTCGCCGTTGGCGGTGCAGCGTTCCGAACTGATGCCGGCGGAAAAAGGCTATTCGATTACCGAAATGGTGGAACTGTTAAAAAACTATGATTTTAGCAAACAGCGCCGACTTTCATTTGAATATATTGTTTTTAAGGGACTCAACGATTCGCAAGTCTATGCCAAGGAGTTGCTGAAACTGTTGCGTGGATTGGATTGCAGGATAAATCTGATCCGGTTCCATGCCATTCCGGGAGTTGATCTTGAAGGGGCAGATATGGATACAATGACCCGTTTCCGTGACTATTTGACCACGCACGGGCTTTTTACTACAATCCGTTCTTCGCGCGGAGAAGATATTTTTGCAGCCTGCGGCATGTTGTCGACTGCGAAACAGGAGGAAAATAATAAGAGCTAA
- a CDS encoding DUF4837 family protein gives MKKYFSYLSMALIAFVFASCGLKGNHTSSGRAYELLVVVDHGVWDRAAGRALHDVLDSDMPGLPQSEPSFRIMYTSPKDYDSTLKLIRNIIIVDIKDIYTKASFKYAKDVYANPQMILTIQAPNEEEFQKFVEENKQTIVDFFTRAEMNRQISMLEEKHSNFISQKVDSLFGCDIWLPAELANSKTGKDFFWASTNTGTADRNFVMYSYPYTDKDTFTKEYFVHKRDSVMKANIPGFKEGVYMSTDSLLTDVRPINVQNSYTMEARGLWRMKGDFMGGPYVSHTRLDEKNQRIITAEIFVYSPDKMKRNLVRQMEASLYTLKLPNEVQQNQIPLGGAAKEAEQTNK, from the coding sequence ATGAAAAAGTACTTTTCTTATTTAAGCATGGCTTTGATAGCCTTCGTTTTTGCTTCTTGTGGTCTGAAAGGGAATCACACTTCTAGTGGGCGTGCATACGAACTTTTGGTAGTAGTAGATCACGGCGTTTGGGATCGTGCGGCAGGAAGGGCCTTGCATGATGTGCTCGATTCGGATATGCCGGGGTTGCCGCAGTCGGAACCTTCTTTCCGTATTATGTATACTTCACCGAAAGATTATGATTCAACGTTGAAGTTGATCCGCAATATCATTATCGTAGATATAAAGGACATTTATACGAAAGCTTCTTTCAAATATGCGAAGGATGTGTATGCGAATCCGCAAATGATATTGACCATTCAGGCTCCGAATGAAGAAGAATTCCAAAAGTTTGTGGAAGAGAATAAGCAGACTATTGTTGACTTCTTCACCCGTGCGGAAATGAATCGTCAGATTTCCATGCTGGAAGAAAAGCACAGCAATTTTATCTCACAGAAAGTGGATAGCTTATTTGGTTGCGATATCTGGTTGCCTGCCGAACTGGCTAATTCAAAGACCGGAAAAGATTTCTTCTGGGCTTCCACCAATACAGGTACTGCCGACCGTAACTTCGTGATGTATTCTTATCCTTATACCGATAAAGATACATTCACCAAAGAATATTTTGTGCATAAGCGTGACTCTGTGATGAAGGCGAACATTCCGGGATTCAAGGAAGGGGTTTATATGTCAACGGATTCTTTACTGACCGATGTACGTCCGATCAATGTACAGAACAGTTACACAATGGAAGCACGCGGATTATGGCGCATGAAGGGGGACTTCATGGGTGGCCCGTATGTGTCTCACACGCGTCTGGATGAGAAAAACCAACGAATTATCACAGCAGAAATATTTGTTTATTCACCTGATAAAATGAAACGTAACCTGGTGCGCCAAATGGAGGCATCTCTTTATACACTGAAACTTCCGAATGAGGTTCAGCAAAACCAGATCCCATTGGGAGGAGCAGCCAAGGAAGCGGAACAAACTAATAAATAA
- the pdxA gene encoding 4-hydroxythreonine-4-phosphate dehydrogenase PdxA, with protein sequence MEDNKIRIGITQGDINGVGYEVILKTFSDPTMLELCTPIIYGSPKVAAYHRKALDVQTNFSIINTASEAGCNRLSVVNCTDDEVKVEFSKPDPEAGKAALGALERAIEDYREGLIDVIVTAPINKHTIQSEEFSFPGHTEYIEERLGNGNKSLMILMKNDFRVALVTTHIPVREIATTITKELIQEKLMIFHHCLKQDFGIGAPRIAVLSLNPHAGDGGLLGTEEQEVIIPAMKEMEEKGILCYGPYAADGFMGSGNYTHFDGILAMYHDQGLAPFKALAMDDGVNYTAGLPVVRTSPAHGTAYDIAGKGLASEDSFRQAVYVAIDVFRNRQREKVAHANPLRKQYYEKRDDSDKLKLDTVDED encoded by the coding sequence ATGGAAGATAATAAAATAAGAATCGGCATCACCCAGGGAGACATTAACGGGGTAGGCTATGAGGTGATTTTAAAGACATTCTCGGATCCTACCATGTTGGAATTATGTACTCCTATTATCTACGGTTCACCGAAAGTCGCTGCTTATCACCGCAAGGCTTTGGATGTGCAGACTAACTTCAGTATTATCAATACGGCTTCCGAAGCGGGATGCAACCGCTTGAGCGTAGTGAACTGTACGGATGATGAAGTGAAAGTTGAGTTTTCCAAACCTGACCCCGAAGCCGGTAAGGCCGCATTGGGCGCTTTGGAACGGGCTATTGAAGACTATCGTGAGGGGCTGATTGACGTAATTGTGACAGCTCCGATTAACAAACATACAATCCAGTCGGAAGAATTTTCTTTCCCCGGACATACGGAGTATATCGAAGAACGTTTGGGCAACGGAAACAAATCGTTGATGATTCTGATGAAGAATGATTTTCGTGTGGCTCTAGTGACGACGCATATCCCTGTCAGAGAGATTGCGACTACGATTACGAAGGAACTGATTCAGGAAAAGCTGATGATCTTTCATCATTGCCTGAAGCAGGATTTCGGCATCGGTGCTCCGCGTATTGCGGTGTTGTCTCTCAATCCTCATGCCGGAGACGGCGGTTTGCTGGGTACGGAAGAACAGGAAGTGATTATCCCTGCCATGAAGGAAATGGAGGAAAAGGGGATTCTTTGTTACGGACCTTATGCTGCCGACGGCTTTATGGGATCGGGCAATTATACGCATTTCGACGGAATATTGGCGATGTACCACGACCAGGGGCTGGCTCCGTTCAAGGCGTTGGCTATGGATGACGGAGTAAACTATACGGCAGGACTGCCGGTAGTGCGTACTTCTCCGGCACATGGTACGGCTTATGACATCGCAGGCAAGGGACTGGCGAGCGAGGACTCGTTCCGTCAGGCAGTTTATGTTGCCATTGATGTGTTCCGTAATCGTCAACGGGAGAAAGTAGCCCATGCAAATCCGTTGCGGAAACAGTATTACGAGAAACGGGATGATAGTGACAAACTAAAGCTGGATACAGTAGACGAAGATTAA